AAGGTATGATGAATTATTCAAAACCGATTCCGGTATTGCTCAGCTAAAAGAAGAAGAACAGATTTGTAACAACACAGACATGAGCAAACCAGAGAACAAACAGCTGTTTTTCCTCGATAAAGCTTCTGAATTTATGTATGAAGCTCAATATGGAAGTCCTGAGagtataaaaaaattatgtgaTGAAATAATAACTTATTCAAAAGTATTCTCAGCTAAAGATGATGAAACGGATTTGTGGAGCGAAAGGAATAATTGTTTTGATTACGATTTTGATGCAATGGTGGAGGCTATGCGAGACGTAGACTGGGTTATGTCGTGGACTTACCAAACTTGTACAGAATTTGGTTACTTTATGACCACTGCTTCAGAGAATCAGCCTTTTACGGATAATATACATACAGACCTGTTTTACAGTTTATGTACTAAAACTTATGGTGAAAAATTTGACGAAAAAAGAATTGATGAAGGTATTGAACGTTCTAATGAATTGTATGGTGGTTTGCAACCTAATGTAACGAATGTAGTTTTTGTTAATGGTGACTTAGATCCGTGGCATAGGCTTGGAGTTTTAGAAGATGTTTCATATGAAGCCCCAGCTAAAATCATACCTTTATCCTCACACTGTAGGGACTTGTTTTCGGATAGACCTAGGGATCCCGAAGAGTTGAAAGAAGCTAGAAAGTATATTAAGTATTTGATTAAGAAATGGATAGGCGCTGGAGAATATAAAATGCCTTAGTCATAACAAAAGCATATAGTAGACATGTCAGTGATAGATCCAACGTAACGGTGAGTGTCTTGATATAATGGGCTGATGCCCGTTATCTTAATTTATGTACATCTGACGTCACActtatttcttcttttgttttagtcACTGTTTTATAAACTTCCCCTATGGATATCCTTATATACCTTTATGTAGTTATGAAATGGTGTATATAATAGTGTACAAAATTGCCTTTACTTGGTTTATTCTTCATATATGTGAAAGAGAGAATGAAacgaatgttttattaaaataattgtatatttactCATAAACGTTCTTCCTTATGATAGGTTACTCGATAACCAACACCCAATGCTACACAATACAAGTGGATGTTGATGTTATATTACTTAAATTCGTAATAGCAGCAGTATTTTACATTTTGCCAGAGTCATTCGACCCTTTTATCAtaacatttttctttaaaaatgctTTACTTATCTAATTGCAATTATCAATAAGTAAATTGACAGTTTCATGATcttgttttgtataaaaagttacatttacagaacatatttttaatacatttactTTACTCAGCGTATTCCATTTTCCTCTATCACCGTCTTTGATTTGGAAAAATACTATAGTTTCACGTGTATATTCTCATCTTAAAGTATCATTATAATTATCTACAATAATGCATaagatacaatattttatggtaaCCTGTGTAGCACCTCCGAATTTTTGAAGCTACAATTCAGTTTttgaagcaaataaaataagatatgGTAAAAAGAACTGTGTCTCTATAGAACACAGTTTTTCcaaagaatataatattttaatgtatgagTTTATCAGTTAAAATATAACACTTAATGTGCTACCAATACAAAACGTatctaaatatacaaaaaatattaaaaccttaaaattaattgtgacaataaattacatttaaattgtcAACGTAGTTGTACAAAACTAGatcataattaa
Above is a window of Helicoverpa zea isolate HzStark_Cry1AcR chromosome 1, ilHelZeax1.1, whole genome shotgun sequence DNA encoding:
- the LOC124629449 gene encoding putative serine protease K12H4.7, which encodes MYFAELAIILSSCFHSSTSFGLNGLSNGYRFFIKELNTSLNLFDAPDIETNWIEQPLDHFDSNESRTWKMRYFERLDLWRNKGPIYLFINGEGEASEWFLRTGIMYDLAKETKGAMFLSEHRYYGKSKPFKNINTETLAYLSSRQALADVAKLLETIKMSPEYKESKVVVVGGSYAGNLAVWMRLLYPDLVDAAISSSAPVLAKKDFYEYLENVSDDFEQQGTSGCYDKIVEVFKRYDELFKTDSGIAQLKEEEQICNNTDMSKPENKQLFFLDKASEFMYEAQYGSPESIKKLCDEIITYSKVFSAKDDETDLWSERNNCFDYDFDAMVEAMRDVDWVMSWTYQTCTEFGYFMTTASENQPFTDNIHTDLFYSLCTKTYGEKFDEKRIDEGIERSNELYGGLQPNVTNVVFVNGDLDPWHRLGVLEDVSYEAPAKIIPLSSHCRDLFSDRPRDPEELKEARKYIKYLIKKWIGAGEYKMP